In the genome of Pirellulales bacterium, one region contains:
- a CDS encoding type II toxin-antitoxin system HicA family toxin, translated as MPRKIRELMKDLSDAGFYEIAGGGKGSHRKFTHVRYAGAVTLSGRPNDDAKPYQEKQVKKAVEAVT; from the coding sequence ATGCCGCGCAAAATCAGGGAATTAATGAAGGATCTGAGCGACGCTGGTTTCTACGAGATCGCGGGCGGAGGCAAAGGATCGCATCGAAAATTTACGCACGTTCGATACGCCGGCGCCGTGACGCTAAGCGGTCGGCCTAACGACGACGCAAAACCCTATCAGGAAAAACAGGTAAAGAAAGCCGTCGAGGCAGTGACGTGA
- a CDS encoding M20/M25/M40 family metallo-hydrolase has protein sequence MMAYHGAPGVVVPLNSPFIQAAAKAIEHGFGRAPVYIREGGSIPVVSTFRQPLGVDTLLLGWGLNDDNTHSPNEKFRLLDFHRGIKASAYLWEELSRGAAFPGSLDRATA, from the coding sequence ATGATGGCTTATCACGGCGCACCGGGCGTGGTGGTGCCGCTGAATAGTCCTTTCATTCAGGCGGCGGCCAAGGCCATCGAGCACGGCTTTGGCCGGGCGCCGGTTTACATCCGCGAAGGCGGTTCGATTCCGGTGGTCTCGACCTTCCGCCAGCCATTGGGCGTCGACACGCTGCTCTTGGGCTGGGGGTTGAACGACGACAACACGCACAGTCCGAACGAGAAGTTTCGCTTGCTCGATTTTCACCGCGGCATCAAGGCCAGCGCGTATCTGTGGGAAGAGCTTAGTCGTGGGGCGGCCTTCCCAGGCAGTCTCGACCGAGCGACGGCCTAG
- a CDS encoding DSD1 family PLP-dependent enzyme: METTPPLGSTKSDLDTPALCLDLDVMESNIRHVAATCREHGVAWRPHSKGHKVAAIAQAEIAAGALGVTCAKLAEAEVMAAGGVRDILIANLVVGPHKVRRLVELRRTADPIVCIDHIDQALPIGRAMSEAGLQVRAIVEVDIGLRRVGVLPGAPTVQLAKQLVELPGINFAGIMGYEGHLLTVADADQKAEQIRQALGTLVETKAALEAAGVACPIVSCAGTGSYLYAARQPGVTELQAGGAIFMDAFYRHKCQVPDLGFALTIVTTIVSRPAPERAIIDAGRKTLHGDFQPPFVVGRDDVQVGRLSAEHGQLELAPSAQNLRIGDRLELVPGYADLTTVLHNQYYCFRGGKLAAIWPIEGRGKLT; the protein is encoded by the coding sequence ATGGAAACCACACCGCCCCTCGGCTCGACCAAGTCCGATCTCGACACGCCGGCCCTCTGCCTCGACCTCGACGTCATGGAGTCGAACATCCGCCACGTCGCCGCCACCTGCCGAGAGCACGGCGTGGCCTGGCGGCCGCACTCCAAGGGGCATAAGGTCGCGGCGATTGCCCAGGCTGAAATCGCGGCGGGCGCCCTGGGGGTCACCTGCGCCAAGCTGGCCGAGGCGGAAGTCATGGCGGCCGGAGGCGTGCGCGATATCCTCATCGCCAATCTGGTCGTCGGGCCGCACAAGGTCCGTCGCCTGGTCGAGCTGCGACGCACCGCCGATCCGATCGTGTGCATCGACCACATCGACCAGGCCCTGCCGATCGGCCGGGCCATGAGCGAAGCCGGGCTGCAAGTGAGGGCGATCGTGGAAGTCGACATCGGCTTGCGGCGCGTCGGCGTCTTGCCGGGAGCACCGACCGTGCAGTTGGCAAAACAACTCGTCGAGCTGCCGGGCATCAATTTCGCCGGCATCATGGGTTACGAAGGACATCTGCTTACCGTGGCCGACGCCGACCAAAAGGCCGAGCAAATCCGCCAGGCGCTGGGGACTCTTGTCGAAACCAAGGCGGCACTGGAGGCGGCCGGCGTCGCTTGCCCGATCGTGTCGTGCGCCGGCACCGGCTCTTATCTTTACGCCGCGCGCCAGCCGGGCGTCACCGAGCTACAAGCGGGTGGCGCGATTTTCATGGACGCCTTTTATCGGCACAAGTGCCAAGTGCCCGACCTGGGCTTCGCGTTGACGATCGTGACCACGATCGTCAGCCGTCCGGCGCCGGAACGGGCCATCATCGACGCGGGCCGCAAAACGCTGCACGGCGACTTCCAGCCGCCGTTTGTGGTCGGGCGCGACGACGTGCAGGTGGGCCGGCTGTCGGCGGAGCACGGCCAACTGGAGCTTGCGCCGTCGGCGCAGAACCTGCGCATCGGCGACCGTTTGGAGCTCGTGCCCGGCTATGCCGACCTGACGACGGTACTCCACAATCAGTACTACTGTTTCCGCGGCGGCAAATTGGCCGCTATTTGGCCGATCGAGGGCCGGGGAAAACTGACCTGA